The nucleotide window CAATCAATCAAACGGGGCAGTGCCAGCTTCTTCATACGCGCTGGATACCAAGTTGCGAGGTTCCGCTGGTCGATCCCCGCGGGCTAAACGATGTGACAATTTCAATGGAAAAGTTGGCCAATCTCAGCGAAGCCACAGACATCGACGCTGCGCTCGGTCAGCTCCCAAGTCGTACGGCGCCTGGATCAAGAAGGAGCTCAAGGACATCACACTGAGCACAAAAGACCGACAACAAACCCGTGATCAGATTGTTGTCCATGCCGAGGATGCAGCGGGTCGTATTGAAGCGGGCATTCGACTTCTTAAGGAAGATAAACAAATCCTACAGGCGTTTTGTCTTTGCAATGAAGCGATGGCGCTGACATCGCGCAAACGCACACCTGCGCGCGGCGAGCCGAAATGGCGCCTTTTTCAGTTGGCCTTTTTGCTTTACAACCTGTCCGGCCTAAGTGACGCGCAGCATCCTGATCGACGCACGGTGGATCTGATCTTTTTCCCTACTGGGGGCGGTAAAACGGAAGCCTATCTCGGGGTTATCGCGTTTACATTGCTGCTGCGCCGCCTGCGTTCTCAAGCGCGCGCTGACAAAGGCCTGGGAGTGGCTGTACTCTTGCGCTACACCTTAAGACTGTTGACGCTCGATCAGCTTGAGCGGGCCACCGCTCTAATCAGTGCACTTGAAATTTTGCGCCGCAAGACACCAAAAGAGCTGGGAGAACAACGTTTCGCCATGGGGCTTTGGGTCGGACGGAGTGCTGCGCCGAACCGCATTAGTGATTTTGCAGAACAACTTGACGATTACCGCAACCAAAGGCGAAAAACACTTCCGAGTCCATTGCAAAGTTGTCCTTGGTGCAGCACAGAACTGACTGCTGATTCTTTTGAGCTGCGTCCTTCGAAGAAAAAAGCAGAACAAGTGGTTATGCGTTGCATGAACCACGGGCAGTGCGAATTTGCCAATCCAAATCCAGAAGGCATCCCTTTGGTGTTTATTGATGAGCAGCTTTATCGAGAGCTGCCTTGTTTTGTTATCGCTACGGTAGATAAGTTTGCCATGATGCCGTGGCGTGGGGATACGGCCATGCTCTTTGGCCGCGTCCATGCGTTTAAGGACAACCGCTTTTATGGCGCGATGGACAATCCGCCCAAGGGGCATGTTGCGCTTGCAGAAGGGCTCAGGCCGCCAGAGCTCATCGTCCAAGATGAGCTTCATCTAATCAGTGGTCCTTTAGGTACCATGGTCGGTTTGTATGAAGTAGCTATTGAGAATCTCTGTGCGCACAAAGAAGCGCACGGCAGCGTTTCGCACCCGAAAATCATTGCCTCGACCGCTACCGCAAATCATGCTGCCAAACAAATCGCTGATCTATTTGGCCGGCGCGATACACGCGTCTTTCCTCCACACGGTATCGACGCTTTGGAAACCTATTTCTCGGTCATCAATCGTAAAGACCCCGGGCGTTTATACGTGGGCGTAGCTGCGCCCGGCCATCCGCTCAAGCGTGTCTTGCTTCGAGCGTACACCTCGCTTTTAACTGCAGCAAAAAAGGCATACAAAGATTCTAAAAATGATCCCGAACTCGCCGATGCTTACATGACGCTCGTTGGCTACTTTAACTCTTTACGCGAGCTTGGTGGCATGCGGCGGCTGGTCGAAGATGATGTGCGCGGTTTGTCCGAACGCAAAGAACAAAGGGTGCCCGAAGAGGGTCTCGCCACCTCAGCTTGGTTTTCAAATCGCACAATTTCAGAACCTCTCGAGCTTACAAGTCGCGAGAGCACCGCAAAAATTAGCGCCACCAAAAACCGAGTCGCGAGAACCCACAGCGAAGATCAGGGCACCGATGTCTTATTGGCTTCGAATATGATTTCTGTGGGCGTTGATATCGAACGCCTTGGTTTGATGGTTGTTGCGGGGCAACCAAAAACAACGAGTGAATATATTCAAGCCAGCAGCCGTGTGGGCCGAAATCGAAACAGGCCTGGTCTGGTAATCACCTGCTACAACGTAGCACGTCCGCGCGATCGTTCTCACTACGAGCATTTTGTGGCGTATCATCAGAGCTTCTACCGCTTTGTTGAAGCGCAAAGCATCACTCCCTTTGCCGATCGTGCGTTGAATCGCGGCCTTACCGGTGCACTTGTTTCGCTTTTACGACTTGGTATTGATGAACTTACTGCGCCTGGCGCTGCTATGGATCTTGCAGAACATCGTTCCAAGGTCGATGCGCTTCTCGAGCGTTTTGCGCAGCGCGCAGGGGATGAAAACAAAGCACGTCTTTTGCGTTGGGCGCGCAACCGTCTGGACGGCTGGGAGACCTTGGTTCGCGATGCTCGGGAAAACGGCGGCATATCGTATAGCTACTCCCGCTATGATGCAAAATCCAAAGAGCCGACATTGCTGCGATTGGCTCTCGATGAAACCGTGACTGAAGAAAAAAGTACGTTACGTAAGTTTGTTGCTCCGACATCGATGCGTGATGTCGAACCAAGTGTTCATCTTTGGTTACGTCAGCCAACCAGCAAATCGGGGTAGGGGTTCTCATGGCACGTTTTGGAAGAAACAAAAAAAGCGGCAAAGCCGAACTGAAACCCGACGGACAAGTGCGGCAAAGTCAAATGGTGGGAAGCTACGGAGCAGGATCCATGGTCGACTTGTTGCAGCACGCTGTGATTGTCTCGGGGCTCGAGAACTGGCGCTTCGAGGGACTTGATGATCAGCGCCTCTTCATTGAAGAGCCACGTTTGCGCGATCGCCTGAGCGAAAGACATGCTGATCTTGATCTTGGAAGTGACAGATATTTTGTGCGTCCTCCGTATGGCGATGACAGCGAGGCCAGCCCCAGCGTCGGGATCAAAGCGCTTGAGTTCCCGGCTTGGTTTGTCTGCCAAGGCTGTCAACGTTTGCTTCGAAGAAACGACTTGCCAAGCGCAACACGAAAAGATGCTCGGCGCTACCACGAATGCGATCGCAAAAAGCCAAGCCCAGTGGTGCCCGTGCGTTTCGTTGGGGCATGCGCATCGGGGCATCTGCAAGATCTTCCCTGGGTTCGTGTGGCGCATATGGGCGAAGAGACGCGCTGCCCAGCACCTGAACTTTATTTGAAGGAAGATCCAAGCGGCGACTTCAGCAAAATCCGAGTGCGCTGCGACGGTTGCGGCACGACCAAGGCATTGGCATCCTTGATGGGCAAGCACAGCGAGCTTATTTGCGAAGGGCGCCGGCCTTGGCTTCCCAAAGACAGTGAAATCGAGCCCTGCGAAGAGCGGCTTAGGTTGCTCGTGCGTACAGCAAGCAACAGTTATTTCCCTTTGGTGATGTCCGCGCTTTCGGTACCCGACCCCGACAATCAACTTTTCGATGAAGTTTCCAAATATCAAAGCAATTTTCGTGGTCAGTCCGAAAAGCTAATGCGCATGACGCTTGAAGAAACCGAGAAGTACCAGCCATTGCTCGAGCGTTACGGTATAGAGCGCGTGTTTGAAGCTATGAACGCAGTGCTGGAAGGAAGAACGAACAAACGCAAAGCCATTCGCACTGCTGAATACGAACAATTTCTAAGCGCACCCTTTGAGCAAACCGGAGAGAGCTACTCCGAGGCTGAAAGTTTTGTGGCGCGAGCCACGGAAGTCCCCACAAGCCTGCAACCTTTTTTAGAAAAAATTGTGCTCGTGCATCGTCTGCGTGAAGTGCGCGTGCAATTTGGTTTCACCAGGCTTGAGCCACCCACTGCGGATAACCAGGGTGAGTTTGATGAACTCAGCATCAAACGTGCACCTCTGAGCGCCGGGGAAAAGTGGCTTCCTGCGACCACCGTGCAAGGCGAGGGCGTGTTTATTCAGCTCAGCAACAAAGCTCTGGATGAATGGCAACAACGCTCCAAGGTGCAAGCGCGAGCTAAAACACTCCAAGAAGGCTTTGAAAAGTCTTTACAAGGTCAGAAACAAAACGATCGACCCTTCCTCGGCGCAAAGTTCTATTTGCTCCACTCTTTGGCTCACGTACTCATCAATGCGATTTCGCTTGAATGCGGTTATTCAGCAAGCGCCATTCGCGAACGTATCTACTGTGGGCCCTACGGCGATGATCCAACCGAGATGGCTGGCATTTTACTTTACACCGGTACGGTAGGGTCCGAAGGCACGCTGGGCGGCCTTGTCGATCAAGGAAAGC belongs to Myxococcales bacterium and includes:
- a CDS encoding DUF1998 domain-containing protein; amino-acid sequence: MARFGRNKKSGKAELKPDGQVRQSQMVGSYGAGSMVDLLQHAVIVSGLENWRFEGLDDQRLFIEEPRLRDRLSERHADLDLGSDRYFVRPPYGDDSEASPSVGIKALEFPAWFVCQGCQRLLRRNDLPSATRKDARRYHECDRKKPSPVVPVRFVGACASGHLQDLPWVRVAHMGEETRCPAPELYLKEDPSGDFSKIRVRCDGCGTTKALASLMGKHSELICEGRRPWLPKDSEIEPCEERLRLLVRTASNSYFPLVMSALSVPDPDNQLFDEVSKYQSNFRGQSEKLMRMTLEETEKYQPLLERYGIERVFEAMNAVLEGRTNKRKAIRTAEYEQFLSAPFEQTGESYSEAESFVARATEVPTSLQPFLEKIVLVHRLREVRVQFGFTRLEPPTADNQGEFDELSIKRAPLSAGEKWLPATTVQGEGVFIQLSNKALDEWQQRSKVQARAKTLQEGFEKSLQGQKQNDRPFLGAKFYLLHSLAHVLINAISLECGYSASAIRERIYCGPYGDDPTEMAGILLYTGTVGSEGTLGGLVDQGKHIETHLRRAREMAALCSNDPVCASHVPSRDHAERFLEGAACHGCLFVAEPSCERFNRYLDRALLVPVVGGEQDTAFFPALNYV